A genome region from Diorhabda carinulata isolate Delta chromosome 2, icDioCari1.1, whole genome shotgun sequence includes the following:
- the LOC130903501 gene encoding odorant receptor 46a-like, producing the protein MVYGSSMIFQIFCYTWFGEKFTRKSQEITQACYMSRWNECDIKIQKILLNIMTRSIKPLYLTSYIFDLTLQTFIKVLKSSYSYMALLNTIYSQ; encoded by the exons ATGGTATATGGTTCGTctatgatttttcaaatattctgctACACTTGGTTTGGAGAAAAGTTTACCAGAAAG AGTCAAGAAATCACTCAGGCTTGTTATATGTCAAGATGGAATGAATGtgatattaaaattcaaaaaatactaCTTAATATCATGACACGATCCATAAAACCTTTATATTTgacttcttatatattcgatTTGACGTTACAAACATTTATTAAG GTTTTGAAGTCCTCGTATTCTTATATGGCTTTACTGAATACCATATATAGTCAATAG
- the LOC130903716 gene encoding uncharacterized protein LOC130903716: MILLVVNDIENFMEALHFMTITITVLSKISRLFMAAKDMKDIENYLANFETSKIPHGIVGYVIDEAYFRDRFYLPQWTLITFLTLLQLATCLIFHTQRLVFIVSWFPFDLQKPEFYFPTVIFQIIVLIFNAFPNIAIDTTYYVLVDIACCELDILMYKLTNLDPSKNTNDTIKELKEDVICHQTILRFILCVQNNVFAGLMFLQCIGSIITICVLGFQFTTTVLMLRYVINKIVREISPCL; encoded by the exons ATGATACTTCTAGTAGTGAACGACATTGAGAACTTTATGGAAGCCTTGCATTTTATGACAATTACGATAACTGTATTGTCTAAGATATCTCGTCTATTTATGGCTGCGAAAGATATGAAAGacatagaaaattatttggCCAATTTCGAGACATCAAAAATCCCACATGGTATAGTTGGTTATGTTATTGATGAAGCATATTTCAGGGATCGGTTCTATCTACCACAATG gactttgataacatttttgacGTTACTCCAGCTTGCCACCTGTCTCATTTTTCATACTCAGAGACTAGTATTCATCGTTAGTTGGTTTCCATTCGATCTTCAAAAACCGGAGTTTTATTTTCCCAcagttattttccaaataatcgttttaatttttaatgctttCCCTAATATTGCTATTGATACGACATATTATGTCTTAGTTGATATAGCATGCTGTGAATTAGACATTTTGATgtacaaattaacaaatttggatccatcaaaaaatacaaacgATACAATTAAAGAATTGAAAGAGGATGTTATTTGTCATCAAACGATTTTAAG ATTCATTCTCTGTGTACAAAACAATGTATTCGCCGGATTAATGTTTCTACAATGTATTGGAAGTATAATAACCATATGCGTATTGGGATTTCAATTTACTACAACGGTACTTATGCTTAGatatgttataaataaaattgttagaGAGATTTCACCTTgcctttga